The genomic window AACGATTAGGAATCATCTGTATTATTTCAATAATCTCTTTGTAGGTGGTCTGAATCTCCATGCAAAAGCAAGAAAAGGTTCCTTTCTATTTATGTGGCTTGTTCATACTATGAGAATAAAATTAAAAGGAGGCGACACAATGCCGTTTCTAAATGTGGAAGACCAAGTCGGTTTGTATTATGAAGACGTGGGTGACGGGACGCCGGTCATTTTCATCCATGGCGTATGGATGAGCAGCAAATTCTTTCAGAAGCAGACCGAATTTTTTAGTAAAAATCACCGGGCTATCCTAGTTGATTTACGAGGTCACGGCCAGTCCTCGAAAGTCCATCATGGACATACTGTTGCAAATTATGCGCGTGACTTGCACTGTTTTATCGAAAAGCTTAACCTGAAAGATGTCGTCCTCGTCGGATGGTCGATGGGTGCTTTCGTTGCATGGGATTATCTCCAGCAGTTTGGTGAGGAAAATGTTAAGGGCACGGTGATAGTCGATGAGCTTCCGTCCGATTTCAAATGGGATGACTTCTCCATGGGTGCTTTCGATTTCCCAACTCTCATCCATCTCATGCGTGAAGTTCAGAACAACCGAACAGGATTTCTCACTGAGTTTATTCCACTCATGTTTAAAAAGGAGCTTTCTCAAGACGCCTTCGATTGGATGCTTAAAGAAACATTGAAACTACCAGAATCCGTCGCAAGCGCAATCCTATTCGATCAAACTGTCGTCGATTATCGTAAGCAATTTCAAAATATCAACGTTCCGACTCTCCTATGCTTTGGAAGAGACGAAAAGCTAATACCAGTCGCAGCAGGAGAATACATCCATAAACGTCTGAATCACTCACAGTTCACCATTTTTGAAAACAGCTGCCATTGTCCATTTTTAGAAGAGCCAGATATGTTTAATAAAACTGTAAGCGGGTATATTTTATCGTTATAGAAAAAGGTGAGAAAATGACTCATATAACGAATTTCTTATATGAGTCATTTTCGTTTCGAGGCAATATAACCCTATTATTTAAATAATAAAAACCGTACTTTGCATTCTATTAACTAGTATAAAGAACATAGATTTATAGCACATTACATACCTAAATTGGAAAAATAGTGAGGTATTAACAATAAGCATACATAATATAGTTAAATAGTAAAGACTTTACAATAATAAATATTATATGTATAATTTATAATGTATTCAGAAAATTGAGTAATTTAAGTAAGAATGGTGGTGATACATATGTCTAACGAGAAAATGAAAACTCAAGTAAACAACCCTAAAGCTGAACGCTCTAAATTCGGACAAGGTGTAACGGGTACACCTGTCAGATTTTCTATTCCAAAACCATCTGTTTGCGCAAGTGGTTGCGGTGCAGCATCTAAAGTGAAGAAATAGTGATTCCAGAAGAGTAATGGTTTTGTACCATTACTCTTCTTTTTTATACTATTAATTAAAATGATAAAAAATGAAATTAGAGTCATCTTCTCTTTGGGTGGTAAATACTCGCTGTCTAATTCTAGGGATTTTCTATTATACTGATCTTGAGCATATAGAATACTAAAACGATAAATTGAGGATTAAAATAAATTTCTAATACAAAAATAAAGAATTTATAGTTTTATACTCTCTGAAAGAGTATAAAGAACCTATATATATTGCACACTAGTAAAGGTTTTATAGTTAAATTACATAATTTACTTATAAAGTAAAGACTTTACAAAAATAGATAATTTTCGTATAATTTACATAGTATTCAGAATATTGAGTACATTAAACAAGAATGGTGGTGATACATATGACTCAAGCAAAAAATAAAACTCAAGTGAACAAGCCTAAAGATGAACGTTCTAAATTCGGGCAAGGTGTAACGGGTACACCTATTAGATTTCGTGATGCAAGACCACCTCTATGTTCAAGTGGTTGTGGTGCAGCAACTAAAGTGAAGAAATAATATTTTAGAAGAGTGATGGTCTTGTACCATTACTCTTTTTTTATATAGTCTCTATTAATAAAATGATGAAAAGAGAAATTAGAGTTATCTTCTGTGGATAGTAAATTCCTGCTGCATAAATTTATTTAATACAAGAAATAAAAAGAATTTTATCTTTCACTCTATTAACTAGTAAAAAGAACCTAAACACATACCACATTACAGAAAAATAGTAAAGTCTTTACATTAGTGGATATTATTTGTATACTCAATATAGTATTCAGAATATTGAATAAGATAAATGAGAATGGTGGTGATACATATGCCTAACGAGAAAGCTAAAACTCAAGTGAAAACTCCTAAAGGTCTACGTTCAAAATTCGGACAAGGTGTAACCGGTACACCTGTAAGATTTTCTGATTCAAGACCACCAGGAATGTGTGGAAGTGGTTGTGGTGCAGCAACTAAAGTGAAGAAATAATATTTTAGAAGAGTGATGGTCTTGTACCATTACTCTTCTTCTTTTTATAATCTCTATTAATCAAAATGATGAAATAAGAAATTAGAACCGTCTTCTCAGAGGGTGGTAAATGCTTGCTATAATAATTTTCTAACATAAAAAAATGTATACTTTTCACTCTATTAACAAGTAGAAAAAACTAGATTTATACCACATTACAGAATTAAGTTAGCAAAATAGGAAAGACTTCATAAAAAATATACATAATATAGTTATATAGTAAAGACTTTACAATAAAAGATATTATAGGTATAATTTACACTGTATTCAGAACATTGAATAAGTTGAGTGAGAATGGTGGTGATACATATGGCTGAAGAGAAAGCTAAAACTCAAGTGAAAAAGCCTACAGGTGAACGTTCAAAATTCGGACAAGGTGTAACAGGTACGCCTGTAAGATTTTCTATTTCAAGACCACCAGGTATGTGTGGAAGTGGTTGTGGTGCAGCAACTAAAGTGAAGAAATAGTGATTCTAGTAGAGTGATGGTCTTGTACCATTACTCTACTTATTTTTAAAGGAGCTATTAAATAAAAATGGTGAATACATATACAATTAACAAGTTCATTTATCATGTATTGTCAAATGGTGAAGGCGTCATCCAAACACAAGCTGGGATTGTTCGTACAGACAATAGAGATATCATGCGCCTTATACAAAATTGGGATGAAACAAATCAAACAATGGCTAATGAGGAAGAATTCAAGTCAATGTTTGCCGAAGATTATATTGAAGCGATAGAATTTTTGGAGTCATACAACATTATAGAAGAAGTTAAGGAAAAGAACTTAGATATTGACCGAGTAACCATCATTTCTAATCATAAAGAAATTGGGACATTATTACGTTCTACAATACAAAACGATTACGGAAAACATGTAGATGTGAACTTATACGATACAGCTTACTATAAGCCTAGTAAAGATAAGGAACTGACTGTTGTGTTCTTGAATCCATACAATAAGGAACTTGGATTGGAATTAAGAAATCGTCAAATGAACGCTCCTACCTCCATTATGTTGATGAGTTACGTTTATGAGAGCAATTTCTACTTGGATAGTTTATATAGTCCTGATTGGAAAACCCCATGTCATCAATGTCACATGGGACATATTGAAACCCAATCATTAGTTGCAGATTCCGATAATTTGACCTATCAGCAATTGGTTTCCTCTCTTTATGCTGTAGATCAGAACTTTAAGATTGAAGTTCCACTAACGGCTACACAACACATGAACATTGTTACACTAATTAGTAACCAATTGAATCGATTTATGAACGATTTCCAAACCTCTAACCTTCATCCTGAAGAGATGACGAATTGCACCTTATTGGATTTGAAAACGCTGAAGTATTATAAAGATACTGCACTTCATTGGGAAATGTGTGACTGCTATGAATAAGACTCAAACAACTTTAGATATTTTCCAGCAGAAACAAGATACCTTTTATGCAGATGCGATGCAAGACAAGATTTTGGATGAAAGAACTATTCATGATATTTCTAAGTTTCATCAATCTACAACGTGGCATTTCCCTTTTCATTTCGGATTAGACGATCGTACACTTGAATGGATGGACCTTGTAGAGAATACGGACGTGTTACCAGAAAATGTCGAGGATGAAATAATATTCGATGATGACGCTAATCATGAACATGACTATAAAAGCACAAGACATTTCAATCTTGATGAAGGGCTGTCTATTCAACAACTAGGTGAGGTACTAAAATGTGCTTTCAGCCGGAACTCATTTAGGGGCTCTAAACCATATCCATCTGCTGGTGCGCTTTACCCTGTCATTCCGCTCCTGTACATATTGAATGATAAAGCAGTTGAAAATGGAGGAGTAGCAGGTTGTTATGTCTTTGATTCTACTAACCATAAACTGATGCTGATTAAGTCATTTAATGAAGAAGATCAAGAAAAAGTGAGACGGAACTTATGTCAAAACGAAGATTTATATTCAAATTTAGCAGTTGGCTATGCCCTTGATATAAAAAGAGCGATCACAAAATATAAAAAGCGGGGCTATAGACACGGCTTAATTGAAGTAGGTTTGATGGCTCAAAGCTTTAGAAATAGTATTAATCGGTTTCAAGACATGGGAGAATGCTGTTGGTCTGGTTTTAATGACAATGCACTGTCTCATCTTTCAGGACTCAATCCTAAATTGGCCCCTCTTATTATGATGCAGTGGTTTGGAAAAACACGATGATTTTTCAAAGGAAAAAAGGAACCATTTTCGGTTATAAGACGAGAAAATTTCAGGCAACCGATCAACTCGTACAAGCCTACTCTAGAATACCGAATTTCATGGATGATGAGGGGTATACCGGGCCAATTGAATGTGGAGGAATAGACAGGATCACTTCTGTTGCCATTAAGAAGGCTTTTTCTGAATCAATAGAACGAAGAGCTGTTACGTTAGGTGCGAAGGGTGTGTCGGAAAGAGATTCTAAATATGAGAATTGGCCAAAACTTCACCTAGGAACGAATGAGAATGGCGGCTATAGCCCATCATTTGATTTAATTAGGCAACAACCAGTTCTAATTCCTAGAGAAGTCACTAGTCTTCGGAATAAGAAGCCTTTTATCGTAGATACAACGGGTACAGCTACCCACCCGATTCCTCAAATGGCAAAATTGAATGCAGTCAAAGAATTATTTGAAAAGAACGCCCTATTTTCATTTTGGTATGGATCGAAAGGAAAAAGGGTTAATCAATTCTCATTCGATATATCCAAGAAATTAGAGAAAATGGGATATGAACTCAACATGTATGTGGTAGACATCTTTGCTCCGCTTCAAGTGGTTATTTTAATCGGTCATAACCCAAATCACTACACCGATTTGAAATATATATTCGGAGTTGGTTCAAGTGTAAATCTAGAGGATGCAATCAAAAAGGCGACTACTGAAGCGTACATGCTCCGCCTCTATTATAATGTGCTCTATTTCCGCGGGGAACATCAGTCGGGCTTATCGTCCTATGACAACGAGATAGTTCAACAACCGATGCGTAAAGATGTTGAATCTCATATAGAAGGTTTTCAAAACCTCCCTACGTATCAAGGGTTTATGACTAGTGATACCAATGAAAATCTCGATGTGATTATCGAAGGCTTACCAAAATGGTTATCACAGTTATACATAACCGTATTGCCACAGTCATTAAATAAGGAAATGATTGTCGTCAAAGCTTTTTCGCCTAACCTTATTAACCACATTCCAAAAAAAGAATTTGTTGAAATCGACATCCCGTTCATTTCGAATTTTTTACAAATAAGTGAGACAGAATTCGATGCATTACCAGACTGTCCAATCATTTAACAGGAGAATAAATATGGATATTGAATTTCAAAACCAATCAAATAGTTCTTCCTCCCTTCTTAGTCATGTTGTACTCAAGAGACCGCTATTTCTAAATGGAATAAAAACGTGTAAAGTTTCCTCAAATTTACACGTTGGTACATCTGGTCAATCAGTAGGATATAGTATTAATAAAGTCGTTAAAGCCTCTTTAGGAGAACATCTTGAAAGGTTAAGTCTTTTTAAATCCAAGTTGAAGCCTGATGATGAAAGAGCGATGTACTTCGATGCCTTCAACATACTTAGTGGAGAGACGATACAAGTTCCGACATCAGACATATTGCTAGAGTATAATTTGCCGTTTTTTAAACACTATAAAAATATGGATTCTCTTTATAGCGATACATGTGGGGTGGCTGCACATATTAATAGTCGAGATGCGATGCTCAGTGGTTTTTTGGAATTCGTCGAACGCCAGTCGCTGATTCACACATGGCTAACGGAACGAATTGGAACCAGCGTCAGACTAGACACAATTAAGGATGAGCATCTCCATAAGACGATCCATCACTTGAAGAGATTTGTTAATGAAATTAGATTGTTTAATATCTCTATTTCTAAGCATGTCTATGTCATTTTAACGTTAGGCTTCCATGATAAATATTTTTCAGTCGGAGTTAGTGCCGATCCGAATCTTGACAAAGCGATTAATGGCTCACTCAATGAATTTGCCATGATTTTAGAAGGAAGTATACTTGCTGAAAAAGAGTCAATGGAGGAACAGCCTTTTCATGATAGCCAGCTTTATTCTGAGATTTTCTACAATCTTTCCGTAGAAGATTTTCGCAATAAATTCAAGTTTTTGCTTCAATCTCCACCGATGGATAGGGAAGTAGAAAGTAAAGAATATACATTTAATCAGCTTATACATAATGTAAGTGAAGAATTAAAAATACCGATCTATTGCACATTTATTCCGAGTTTCATAGAATCAGGACCTGAGAAAATCGTGAAAGTTTTTTCACCTGATGGATATCCGCATATGAATACGGAGCTATTTGATCCGGAAGATTTTAAGATATCCAATTCATTACCTTATAATGGTTTTCCGAATAAAGGAGTACACATTCCTTTTCCGTAATTTTAAAAAACAACATGAGAGGGGTACGAACGTGGTAAAGACTTATGAATTCTTTGTCTTCTTCAATCGAGTCGTTTGGAAAGAGAGTAAATTAGCGATTATCTGGCCGATGATGCTACCCTTGATTACTTTTTTCCTAATCAACTATCGGTGGTTCTATGATAAGCCAGAATTCGACACAATGCTGTCCTATTTTGCTGGATTTTGGGCATTTATCATTGTGACCGTATTTCTGAACGGAGTCGGTTTACGGTTGTCTATTTTCAGAGAAACGGGTTTTTTGAAAAGTTTTACGTATATGACAGGATCTAAGAATCCTATTGTGTTTGGACTACTTATGAATCAAATGGCGCTTGGGTTTGTTTCGTTGATTATTTTCACTGTTATTAACGGAGCTATTTTCAATCTACCCGTCCTTACATTACTGTTTTTGGTAACCTGTATTTATGTGTTAGTCGCATTGCCGATTTTCTTATTAATGATGTGGTTGCCTTCGGTTGCGGTGCGAGCGACGACAATCTATTCCATCAGCAATATGTTAATCTTTCCTGCAACCTTCATTGCTGTTTATCGAGATGTCATCCAATTTCCGTTATTAAACTTTCTTTTTAGTCTGAATCCAGTCGAATATGTGTATCGAATGTCTATTTTATTAAGTAACGCATTTGACTTAACTAACATTGCGACGTATAACAATTGGATTATACTGGCCATTTCTGTCCTTTATTCCATCATTGGCATCGTTTGTTGGAAAAGACTGAAGCTCGTATCAACAATGGTCAGAACATAATGGGAGGGAAGAATGAATGATATCAGTAAAAGATGTAAATTATCGTTATCCAAAAGCGAAAAGTAATGTTTTAAACGATATAACCATGTCGTTTGACCAAGGTAAAGTAAACGTGATAGCTGGATTGAATGGGGCAGGAAAAACGACACTCTTTGATCTAATTACAGGGGTCTATCCGATACAAAATGGTGAATTTCAAAACGTACCAAAAATGGATGATATTCTTTATCAAATCCAAGGAACATTTCTTTCACAGATGATTCTTGGGCGAGATTATGCGAGGCTTGTATATAAAATTTCTGGTAAGAAGTTTCAAAAAGGATCTCCTTCAGCTTTCATTGATTTAGGGGATCAAAGGGAGAATACACTGCTTGAAAGGTTATGGAACCGTGAGCTCGGGCAAATGTCTGTCGGTGAGCGACGATGGCTCTATGTTACTCTGTTGTCTCAATTAGATAGAAAGATGTATTTGTTCGATGAGCCGACGAGTGCGATTGACCCGTCTTCAAGGCTGAAGATTTGCAAGCGGTTGGAAAGACTCGCCAAAGAACCCGGCAAAACCGTCATTATGTCGAGCCATCATCTACATGAATTAGAATTCATTGCCTGCAAACTATTTGTCATGAATAATGGTAGCGTTACATTCCAAGGATCCTATCATGAATTCCTATCAACCTTTGAAACAACGAATCCAGATATCGCTTTTGATCACTGTATTAATCTATAGAAGGAGCGCAATTCATCCTTGAATTGCGTTTTTTTTGAGAAGGAAATATGGTACTCATTGTCCTGTAATTGAAAGGCATTTTTCGTTCTTCGTTCAATGGTTGCAAATGTTAGAAGGGGTTGTCAAAAGTGAAGCTACCTTATTAAAAAGTCCCTAAAAGGAAGGAAAAGTTTAGGCTGGAAGCCAAAGAAACGAGGAGGAAGAGATAAAGAGGGGGGGAGCAATCTTCATATAGCAGTTGTGGTCGCCCAAGACCATAGTGGTTAAGTTAACGCTCAAGAAGCTGGAACTGTCGAGTAAGAGCGGAAGGAATTAATGCGGTAATCGGTAGCTAAATTGACCCGTCTTCTTTGTTATGCCAGGATACTGCCACGAACAACAAGAAATTTGCTCTGAAACAAGAACCCATTGACGTGAGCAAAGTAAGAAGGTGGCGGACAAAGAGAGTAAAACCAGATGCTACTCAGTGCCTGCCAAGACTTAAATTGTCTTACCGTAAAAATTTTGTGTGGGGTATATGTAATTCTCTTTTTTTCATAATCGAATATAAATTTCCTTAAATAAGCTGCCCTCTTACTTGAGGAGGTCATAGGTTATATAATACCATGAAAGTAAATAATTCTTTGTCTGTTCCATAAGCCACATTGTCGACGAAAAAAGAGCCAATTGAAAAGAACATCTGTCGGTTTAAAAACCAACAACATCATGTCGAACCAACTCGTTATTGCGGGGACTCAGTCAGGGCCCGAATCGAAGTGTGTTCTTAGGCGAAAGTGTATCAGGTAAAGAGATAGAGAAGAGCTAAGCGAATTCACCGCGTCAGCTCTTTTATCTTCTTACTTAATTCAAATCGGATTGATCGATGACGATACTTTTGACTTGGTTGAAGGCAGCAAACCGTTCTAGTGCTTCATGCATTTCTCGTTTCAAATGATTCGTCTTCTTTACACAAGGTTCGAGCTGCAGTAAGCGAACGTGCAATGTTCCGCTCTTGCGATCAAGGCTTGGGTCCATTCGTCCAATCAATTGATCTCCATATAAAATCGGCATGGCATAGGGACCATATTTCCGTTTTGCCTTAGGAGTGTAAATCTCCCACTTATAATCGAAATCAAACAAATCGCTTATTCGCTCACGTCGCCAAAGTAAATTATCAAGCGGTGCTAAAAATGAAACAGGACCTTTAATCGGTGCAGTGTCTTTAAAGGACTTCAATTCATCTAAATCTTCCGCCAACATATAATATGCCCGTTTGATGCCCACCACATCTAAAGGAATGACGGTATCGCTCTGAATGCGTCGATCCACCTCAGCCCTCCGTTCAGTTGCGTTCATCTTTTGCCAGCCAAAACGAGGGTCTCTTTGATCAAAAACCCGATAAGCCCGTAAGTATTTATTAATTAATGCTTCACGAGCATCCGCTTCATCAATCTCTTTCGCTTCCTTCACAAAGTCATCAGGAATACTTCCTTCTGTCATAGCAAAGAAACGTTCTGTTCTTTCTCTATGAACGACCCGAATCACACCCGCATCCACGAGAAGGTTCAGTGCGAGAGAACTGTCTTTCGTTTTTGGCATTTGATTATCCCAATAGCCACGCACGCGGTTTTCAGACTTGAATGCACGAGAAGGGAGCGGACCTTCAGACGCCAATCGATTAAGCACCGCACCCACTACAGGACCGAGGTTTTTTAAAGGTTTTTCAACTTGTGCTAGAATCCGGTCGCGAATCGGTTCAAAGATTGGAAAGTCCTCAACTGGAATAACACAGGCAGCATTTGCAAAATACTCAAAGACCTTTCCATCAGAAAGGAGCTGATCCAATAGATTCGGATCATAGCCAGGAATACGCACTGCGAGGGCTAAATGCTGGTTTCGCTCCACGACAGAAACGGGATCTAGTTGAACACA from Bacillus spongiae includes these protein-coding regions:
- a CDS encoding alpha/beta hydrolase yields the protein MPFLNVEDQVGLYYEDVGDGTPVIFIHGVWMSSKFFQKQTEFFSKNHRAILVDLRGHGQSSKVHHGHTVANYARDLHCFIEKLNLKDVVLVGWSMGAFVAWDYLQQFGEENVKGTVIVDELPSDFKWDDFSMGAFDFPTLIHLMREVQNNRTGFLTEFIPLMFKKELSQDAFDWMLKETLKLPESVASAILFDQTVVDYRKQFQNINVPTLLCFGRDEKLIPVAAGEYIHKRLNHSQFTIFENSCHCPFLEEPDMFNKTVSGYILSL
- a CDS encoding McbB family protein, producing MVNTYTINKFIYHVLSNGEGVIQTQAGIVRTDNRDIMRLIQNWDETNQTMANEEEFKSMFAEDYIEAIEFLESYNIIEEVKEKNLDIDRVTIISNHKEIGTLLRSTIQNDYGKHVDVNLYDTAYYKPSKDKELTVVFLNPYNKELGLELRNRQMNAPTSIMLMSYVYESNFYLDSLYSPDWKTPCHQCHMGHIETQSLVADSDNLTYQQLVSSLYAVDQNFKIEVPLTATQHMNIVTLISNQLNRFMNDFQTSNLHPEEMTNCTLLDLKTLKYYKDTALHWEMCDCYE
- a CDS encoding nitroreductase family protein; translated protein: MNKTQTTLDIFQQKQDTFYADAMQDKILDERTIHDISKFHQSTTWHFPFHFGLDDRTLEWMDLVENTDVLPENVEDEIIFDDDANHEHDYKSTRHFNLDEGLSIQQLGEVLKCAFSRNSFRGSKPYPSAGALYPVIPLLYILNDKAVENGGVAGCYVFDSTNHKLMLIKSFNEEDQEKVRRNLCQNEDLYSNLAVGYALDIKRAITKYKKRGYRHGLIEVGLMAQSFRNSINRFQDMGECCWSGFNDNALSHLSGLNPKLAPLIMMQWFGKTR
- a CDS encoding YcaO-like family protein, coding for MIFQRKKGTIFGYKTRKFQATDQLVQAYSRIPNFMDDEGYTGPIECGGIDRITSVAIKKAFSESIERRAVTLGAKGVSERDSKYENWPKLHLGTNENGGYSPSFDLIRQQPVLIPREVTSLRNKKPFIVDTTGTATHPIPQMAKLNAVKELFEKNALFSFWYGSKGKRVNQFSFDISKKLEKMGYELNMYVVDIFAPLQVVILIGHNPNHYTDLKYIFGVGSSVNLEDAIKKATTEAYMLRLYYNVLYFRGEHQSGLSSYDNEIVQQPMRKDVESHIEGFQNLPTYQGFMTSDTNENLDVIIEGLPKWLSQLYITVLPQSLNKEMIVVKAFSPNLINHIPKKEFVEIDIPFISNFLQISETEFDALPDCPII
- a CDS encoding YcaO-like family protein — its product is MDIEFQNQSNSSSSLLSHVVLKRPLFLNGIKTCKVSSNLHVGTSGQSVGYSINKVVKASLGEHLERLSLFKSKLKPDDERAMYFDAFNILSGETIQVPTSDILLEYNLPFFKHYKNMDSLYSDTCGVAAHINSRDAMLSGFLEFVERQSLIHTWLTERIGTSVRLDTIKDEHLHKTIHHLKRFVNEIRLFNISISKHVYVILTLGFHDKYFSVGVSADPNLDKAINGSLNEFAMILEGSILAEKESMEEQPFHDSQLYSEIFYNLSVEDFRNKFKFLLQSPPMDREVESKEYTFNQLIHNVSEELKIPIYCTFIPSFIESGPEKIVKVFSPDGYPHMNTELFDPEDFKISNSLPYNGFPNKGVHIPFP
- a CDS encoding ABC transporter, whose amino-acid sequence is MVKTYEFFVFFNRVVWKESKLAIIWPMMLPLITFFLINYRWFYDKPEFDTMLSYFAGFWAFIIVTVFLNGVGLRLSIFRETGFLKSFTYMTGSKNPIVFGLLMNQMALGFVSLIIFTVINGAIFNLPVLTLLFLVTCIYVLVALPIFLLMMWLPSVAVRATTIYSISNMLIFPATFIAVYRDVIQFPLLNFLFSLNPVEYVYRMSILLSNAFDLTNIATYNNWIILAISVLYSIIGIVCWKRLKLVSTMVRT
- a CDS encoding ATP-binding cassette domain-containing protein, producing the protein MISVKDVNYRYPKAKSNVLNDITMSFDQGKVNVIAGLNGAGKTTLFDLITGVYPIQNGEFQNVPKMDDILYQIQGTFLSQMILGRDYARLVYKISGKKFQKGSPSAFIDLGDQRENTLLERLWNRELGQMSVGERRWLYVTLLSQLDRKMYLFDEPTSAIDPSSRLKICKRLERLAKEPGKTVIMSSHHLHELEFIACKLFVMNNGSVTFQGSYHEFLSTFETTNPDIAFDHCINL
- a CDS encoding winged helix-turn-helix domain-containing protein — its product is MTIPYPVDRITLRRFLLHKQHLLKPKLNGTTDVSSVLQMLRRLECVQLDPVSVVERNQHLALAVRIPGYDPNLLDQLLSDGKVFEYFANAACVIPVEDFPIFEPIRDRILAQVEKPLKNLGPVVGAVLNRLASEGPLPSRAFKSENRVRGYWDNQMPKTKDSSLALNLLVDAGVIRVVHRERTERFFAMTEGSIPDDFVKEAKEIDEADAREALINKYLRAYRVFDQRDPRFGWQKMNATERRAEVDRRIQSDTVIPLDVVGIKRAYYMLAEDLDELKSFKDTAPIKGPVSFLAPLDNLLWRRERISDLFDFDYKWEIYTPKAKRKYGPYAMPILYGDQLIGRMDPSLDRKSGTLHVRLLQLEPCVKKTNHLKREMHEALERFAAFNQVKSIVIDQSDLN